The region ACCAGAACGAGGGAAGCTCATGAAAAAAATGTTAGTCGCCGCAGCGCTTATCGTCAGCGGCTTGCTGGTGGGATGTAACCAGCTCACGCAGTACACCGTCACCGAACAGGACATCAACCAGGCGCTGCAAAAGCGGAATAACTACGCGAAAGATATCGGCCTGCCGGGCGTCGCGGACGCGCATATCGTTTTAACCAATCTCAGCAGCGCGATCGGCCGCGAAGAGCCCAATAAAGTCACGCTGACTGGCGATGCGAGCCTCGATATGAGGTCGCTGTTCGGCAACCAGAAAGCGCTGGTGAAGCTGAAGCTCAAGGCGTTGCCCTCATTCGATAAAGACAAGGGCGCGATTTATCTGCGTGAAATGGAGATTGTCGACAGCAGCGTGACGCCGGACAAAATGGCGCCGGTGCTCGAAACCCTGATGCCGTATCTGAATAAGTCGCTGCGCAGCTACTTCGAACAGCGTCCGGCGTATGTGTTGAGCGAAGATCGCACCAACGGCGAGGCGCTGGCGAAAAAATTCGCCAAAGGGCTGGAGGTGAAACCCGGCGAAATCGTCATTCCGTTTACCGATTAAAAAATTCCGGGGGCGCGATGCCCCCGAATTTTCATGAAAAGGATGCAAAGGAAAACGTTTACGCTTATCCTTAGTGCCCGGCATAAAACCAGCCATTACTGACTGTTTCCTCAAGCCGGAGCCTTCCATGACTGCACAACCCCAGGTTTTAAAAATCCGCCGCCCCGACGACTGGCATGTTCATCTGCGCGATGGCGACATGCTGAAAACCGTCGTGCCTTACACCAGCGAAACATACGGGCGCGCTATCGTCATGCCAAACCTGGCGCCGCCGGTCACCACTGTGGAAGCCGCTATCGCCTACCGCCAGCGCATCCTTGACGCCGTACCCGACACCCACACCTTCGAACCGTTAATGACCTGCTACCTGACCGACACGCTGGACGCGGACGAACTGGAGCGCGGCTTTAACGAAGGCGTTTTTACCGCCGCCAAACTTTATCCGGCTAACGCCACCACTAACTCCAGCCACGGCGTCACCAGCGTGGATAACATCATGACGGTGCTGGAGCGCATGGAAAAGCTCGGCATGCCGCTGCTGGTGCATGGCGAAGTGACCCACAGCGACATCGATATCTTCGATCGCGAAGCGCGGTTTATTGAGACAGTGATGGAGCCGCTCAGACAGCGCCTGACGGGGCTTAAAGTCGTGTTTGAACATATCACCACCAAAGACGCCGCTGACTACGTGCGTGAAGGCAACGAGCGTCTGGGCGCGACCATTACGCCGCAGCACCTGATGTTCAACCGCAACCATATGCTCGCAGGCGGTATTCGCCCGCACCTCTATTGTCTGCCTGTCCTTAAGCGTAACGTGCATCAGCAGGCGCTGCGCGAGCTGGTAGCGAGCGGCTGCGAGCGTGTGTTCCTCGGTACTGACTCTGCCCCCCATGCGCGTCATCGTAAAGAGGCGAGCTGCGGCTGCGCGGGCTGTTTTAACGCGCCCTCCGCACTCGGTGCCTACGCTACGGTCTTTGAAGAGATGAACGCGCTGGCGCACTTTGAAGCCTTCGCCTCGCTCAACGGCCCGCGCTTTTACGGTCTGCCGGTAAATGACGGCACCGTCGAGCTGGTGCGTGAAGCGAGCGTCATGCCAGAAACCATTGAAATCGCAGGCGACACGCTGGTGCCGTTCCTTGCGGGCGAAGCGGTTCGCTGGACGGTAAAAGGCTAAAGCCTGCAAAAAAATCACGGCCCCCTGTTGCATGCCTCATCTTTAAACTGTATATATATACAGTATGATTAACAGGGGGTTGTTATGCGTATTGAAGTGACTATCGCCAAAACCACGCCGTTACCGCCAGGCGCTATCGACGCGCTGGCCAGCGAGCTATCCCGCCGTATTGAAAGCCATTTTCCGGAAATGCCGAACCACGTGAGCGTGCGCTATGCCGCTGCGAATCAGTTGTCGGTACTGGGTGGCGCGAAAGAAGATAAAGATCGCATCAGCGAAATTCTCCAGGAAACCTGGGAGAGCGCTGACGACTGGTTTTCTGCTGATTAACCCTCGTATCCCTCTTCTCTATGGTGTCAGTTTTCCGGGCTTCGCCGCCCGGTTTTTTTATATTTGTCCCGCCTTTTTCTGCAATAGTCCGTTTTTTTCTTTTCAGCATTTGTCTCATTGATCGCGATGCTTAACAAAAATTTGCGAATAATCTGCCGTTTTATTGTTCAGTTAATTCAAATTTTGAAAAAAATGTGTTTCAGGGTATTTATTTCCTCCCCATTTTCCCTTATTGGTTGATATACTTTATTTGCTTCAGAGATAAGAAATCACGCATTGAACCTCATGAGTCGTTGTCTATAAACACGTATAAAGGGGGTTATGATGGAAAAAAATGAAGTAATACAGACGCATCCCCTTGTTGGATGGGACATCAGCACCGTCGACAGCTATGACGCACTGATGCTGCGGTTGCACTATCAATCCTCTCCGCAGGCGGATCGCGAAGCGACCGAAGTCGGCCAGACATTATGGTTGACCACTGATGTAGCAAGACAATTTATTTCCATCTTAGAAGCCGGCATTGCAAAAATTGAATCCGGTGAGTACCAGGAAAGCGATTATCGCAAGCACTGATACCGTGCTTTTCTTATAACTCAAAGGCATCCTCCGGGGTGCCTTTATTTTTTCCCGCTTGAGAATTGTCCTGCTCTTAATTACTCTGCTAACCAATGGTTTTCGCGGAGTAATTTCATGGAATACGATCTGATTATCATCGGCAGCGGCTCAACAGGCGCAGCGGCCGGTTATTACGCTACCCGCGCCGGGCTTAACGTATTAATGACAGACAGCGCTCACCCGCCGCATCAGGAGGGGAGCCACCACGGCGACACGCGGCTTATCCGCCATGCCTATGGCGAAGGCGAGCGCTATGTTCCGCTGGTGCTGCGCGCTCAGGCGCTGTGGGACGAGCTACAGGAACTCGGCGGCGAGC is a window of Cronobacter muytjensii ATCC 51329 DNA encoding:
- the bssS gene encoding biofilm formation regulator BssS, with translation MMEKNEVIQTHPLVGWDISTVDSYDALMLRLHYQSSPQADREATEVGQTLWLTTDVARQFISILEAGIAKIESGEYQESDYRKH
- the dinI gene encoding DNA damage-inducible protein I; translated protein: MRIEVTIAKTTPLPPGAIDALASELSRRIESHFPEMPNHVSVRYAAANQLSVLGGAKEDKDRISEILQETWESADDWFSAD
- a CDS encoding lipoprotein gives rise to the protein MKKMLVAAALIVSGLLVGCNQLTQYTVTEQDINQALQKRNNYAKDIGLPGVADAHIVLTNLSSAIGREEPNKVTLTGDASLDMRSLFGNQKALVKLKLKALPSFDKDKGAIYLREMEIVDSSVTPDKMAPVLETLMPYLNKSLRSYFEQRPAYVLSEDRTNGEALAKKFAKGLEVKPGEIVIPFTD
- the pyrC gene encoding dihydroorotase: MTAQPQVLKIRRPDDWHVHLRDGDMLKTVVPYTSETYGRAIVMPNLAPPVTTVEAAIAYRQRILDAVPDTHTFEPLMTCYLTDTLDADELERGFNEGVFTAAKLYPANATTNSSHGVTSVDNIMTVLERMEKLGMPLLVHGEVTHSDIDIFDREARFIETVMEPLRQRLTGLKVVFEHITTKDAADYVREGNERLGATITPQHLMFNRNHMLAGGIRPHLYCLPVLKRNVHQQALRELVASGCERVFLGTDSAPHARHRKEASCGCAGCFNAPSALGAYATVFEEMNALAHFEAFASLNGPRFYGLPVNDGTVELVREASVMPETIEIAGDTLVPFLAGEAVRWTVKG